In Hyalangium gracile, the genomic window GACCTCGCGGTACCCCTCAGGCAGCCGATCCGTCGCCTGCTGGATGGCCTGCCCCAGCTCCGCGTCCAGCGCCTTCTCCTCGGCGTCCCGGCTCCAGTCACGCTCCGGGTAATCGGCCAGGGAGCCAAGCTCGGTGAACTCCGGGCCCTTGATGTCGTCCTCCACCGCCTGGACCACCCGCCGGTGGCGCAGCCGCATCAGCGCGTGGTTTGCCGCGATGCGGTGTACCCACGAGCCGAACGCCGCATCCCCGCGAAAATCCTTGAGGTGCTGGTAGGCCGACAGGAAGGTGTCCTGGGTGATCTCCGCCGCGTCCGCCTCCGAGCGCGTCATCCGCAGCGCCAGGCCGAACACCTTGTCACGGTGCGCCTCGACCAGCTGCTCGAAAGCGGCCATGTCTCCCGTCTGGGCCCGCGACAGAAGCCGCCGGTCCTCTTGCTGCCGGTCTTCAGGCTGGGTGGCGAGCTCTTCGGACATGACCAGACGCAACCTTCCAGTCAGGACGGCCGCCGTCAAGGACGACGGGCAGCCCTGGAAGGCACCTTGCTCACGTGGCGACTGTCCTTCACCCACAGCCGGAAGGGCTCGGCCGCCCACTCGCCTGCATAGTCCACCCCGATCCGAGGCCCCCGCGCTACCCGCGCCTCCGGCACCCGCTCCCCCTCCGTGAGGAACAAGGGGGATGATTTGAGGTCAAACCTGTTGTGCGCCAGGGTGATGCCGAACGCCCGGCACAGACGCCCGGGCCCGTCCGTCCGCGCCCCTGGGGGGAAACCATCGAGGGGTTCCACGGCTCGCACCAGCACCGCGGCGCCCACCCCGGGCGCATCCGTCACCACGTTGAAGCAGTGGTGCATGCCATAGATGAGATAGACGTAGGCGCGCCCGGGAGGCCCGAACATCACCTCCGTGCGCGGGGTGAGCCCCTTGGCGGCGTGGCACGCCAGGTCATGCTCCCCGATATAGGCCTCCGTCTCGACGATGCGCCCCACCCGGCGCCGGCCCCCTTCCTCCATCACGAGGTGGGTGCCGAGCAGCTCTCGGGCAACGGTGAGCGCCGGGCGCGCATAGAAGGACTCGGGAAGGTTCACGGTGGGCAGGAAAATTGTCCTCCGGTACAACGCCCGTCAACACCGCCGCCATCCCCCGAGCGGGCATCCGAGCAGCCGGGGGCGCCAAAACGGTTTGCAGTCGCCAATGGCTGGGGCAGATTGCGCGCATGCTCCCTACCGGCCGGCTCTCCGGTCTTCTTCTCCCAGTCTTTTCGCTGCGTTCCCGCACGGACTTCGGCATCGGCAACTTCGGCGCCATGGAAGGCCTCTTCCGGTGGATGACGGAAGCCCGGCAGAAGCTGCTGATGGTGCTGCCGCTGCTGCCCACCGCGCCGGGCGACCCGAGCCCCTATGCCACGCGCTCCGCGTTCGGCCTCAACCCGCTCTTCATCGACCCGCACCAGCTGCCGGAGTTCCAGGCCACGGGCGGCGAGGGCGCCTTCTCGGACGAGCAGAAGCGCCAGCTGGCCGAGGCGCGCGCGGCCCCACGCATCCGGTATGACCTGGTGTTCCCGCTCAAGGACGCCGCCTTCGACCGGGCCTTCTCGCACTTCGACAAGCACGAGTGGGCCTCGAAGTCGGCGCGGGCCCGCGAGTTCCAGGCCTGGCGCGAGGCCCAGGGCGAGTGGCTGGAGAGCTACGCCCTGTTCACCGCCATCTCCGAGGACCAGCAGCGCCGCGCGTGGTGGGAGTGGCCGGAGCCGGTGCGCACCCGCCAACCCGAGGCGCTGAAGGCGGAAGGGGCTCGGCTGGAGCGCCGGGTGCGCTACCACGCCTGGCTGCAGTGGGTGGCCGAGCAGCAGTGGAACCAGGTGCGCGCGCAGGCCAAGGCGCGCGGCATCCTGCTGTGCGGCGACGAGCCCTTCATCATCGGCCAGGACAGCTCGGACACCTGGGCGCACCCGGACATCCTCCGCCGGGACGCGCGCCTGGGCGTGCCGCCGGATGACTTCTCCGCCACCGGCCAGGACTGGGGCCTGCCCTACTTCGACTTCGCCGCGATGGAGAAGGACGACTACCGCTGGCTCAAGGCGCGGGCGGCCAAGGCGGCCAGCTACTACGACTTGCGCCGGGTGGACCACGCGGTGGGCTACTTCCGCCAGTGGATCCGCGACGAGAAGACGCCCACCGGGCGCTTCATCCCCCCGGACGAGGAGAGCCACAAGCGGCTGGGCGAGAAGCACTTCCGCCTGCTGTCCGAGGGCGCCGGCATCATCGCCGAGGACCTGGGCGTCATCCCCCCGTTCGTGCGGAGGATCCTCGCGGACCTGGGGCTGCCCGGCTACCGGGTGATGCGCTGGGAGCGCGATGACCTGGTCTACCGCAACCCGCACCAGTACCCGGCCATCTCGCTGGCCACCACGGGCACCCACGACACGGAGCCCATGGCGGACTGGTGGGACGCCAGCCGCGACGACGAGCGCGCCGCCGTGGCCAAGGCCTGGCCGGAGTTCCAGGGCGTCACCGTCACCAAGGAGTTCACCCCCGAGGTGCACCGGGCCATGCTGGCCGCGGCGCTCAACTCCAGCAGCAGCCTGTGCGTGCTGCCCTGGCAGGACATCCTCGGCACGCGCGAGCGCATCAACCTGCCGGGCACCATGAGCGACAGCAACTGGGCCTACCGCATCACCCAGGACGTGGACGCCCTGCTGGAGGATCCGCAGTCGCGTGACGCCGCGCAGCGGCTGGCCTGGCTCACCGCCTCCGCGCGCCGCTGAGCGCTCCCCGCGCGGGGCTCCCCTGCCGAGGGGCTCCGCCGGGCGCTACTCGTCGTCGATGCAGCGCAGCTGGATGGGGATGCCGTCGAACAGGACGCAGCGCTTGCCCTGGGACACGCACTCGAGCCGCTCGCAGATGTCGTCCGTCACGCACAGCGGCGGCGAGCGCCCGTACTCGAAGAGCAGCTCCGCGCAGAACTCCAGCTCCCGCCCGCAGAGCAGGCCCGGGCACTCGTCGATGTCGTCCAGGTTCTGCCCCTCCCGGAGCCGCACCGAGTCATCCTTGCCAGGCCCGCAGGAGAGCACCACCGCCAGGGCCGCCCCGAGCAACCCTCTGATTCGCCAGGTCATACCCGGACACTCTGGCCCAAGCCGGAGCGGCTTGCACGTGTGACGACGCCAAGTGTCCGGGATCTGCCCTTCCGGCCATGGCCAGGATCGCGAAACGCGACAGTGCCCCGGCTTTGATGCACCGCGGACAGGCCAAGGCGTGGACGAATGGATATGTACAGGGTCTGTGGACGTCGCCCTTCTCCGACATCGACTCCGAGCCCCCCTCCTCCTCCTGCTGGCGCTTGCCTGTGCGTGCGCCACCACCAAGCCTCAGCCAGATGCCCTCGAGGTGAAGGACCTGAAGATCGAGGGCACCGACAAGGTGAGCGAGGGCGACATCAAGGCGAAGATCCTCACCACGGACACGCCGTGGTGGGAGCCGCTCTGGCCCTTCGACAAGGGGCCCTCCTACTTCGACCCGAACGCGTGGCAGGCGGACCTGCGGCGCATCGAGCGCTACTACCAGGCGCAGGGCTACTACCAGGCCCAGGTCGTCTCCAACACGGTGAAGCCCGAGGGAAAGGAGGCGGTGGAGCTGGTGGCCCAGGTGCGCGAGGGCGAGCCCACGCGGATCGGCACCATCGAGCTCTCCGGGATGGAGCAGCTGCCCGACGACCACCAGCGCCGGGTGAAGGCGGAGCTGCCGCTGAACAAGGGCGACGTCTTCCTGGAGGAGAACTGGCAGGGTGTGAAGGAGCTGCTCCAGGGGCGGCTGCGCGAGCTGGGCTACGCGGAGGCGGAGGTGGGCGGCGAGGTGCAGGTGGACGTGGACACGCACCTGGCCTCGGTGGCGCTCCAGGTGCAGCCGGGCCCGCGCTACAAGTTCGGCAACATCTTCGTCGCCACGGACGCCAACCCGCAGGTGGCGCCCAAGCGCATCATCGAGCAGGCGCAGGGCGCGGTCCGCAAGGGCGACTGGTACAGCGAGACGGCGCTCGCCGAGGCCCAGGCCCGCGTGTTCGGCATGGGCGTCTTCGGCGCGGTGAAGGTCAACCGCGGCGGGCCGGATCGCGAGGCGGCCACGGTGCCGGTGGTGGTGGATGTGCGCGAGGCGCCGCTGC contains:
- a CDS encoding 4-alpha-glucanotransferase yields the protein MLPTGRLSGLLLPVFSLRSRTDFGIGNFGAMEGLFRWMTEARQKLLMVLPLLPTAPGDPSPYATRSAFGLNPLFIDPHQLPEFQATGGEGAFSDEQKRQLAEARAAPRIRYDLVFPLKDAAFDRAFSHFDKHEWASKSARAREFQAWREAQGEWLESYALFTAISEDQQRRAWWEWPEPVRTRQPEALKAEGARLERRVRYHAWLQWVAEQQWNQVRAQAKARGILLCGDEPFIIGQDSSDTWAHPDILRRDARLGVPPDDFSATGQDWGLPYFDFAAMEKDDYRWLKARAAKAASYYDLRRVDHAVGYFRQWIRDEKTPTGRFIPPDEESHKRLGEKHFRLLSEGAGIIAEDLGVIPPFVRRILADLGLPGYRVMRWERDDLVYRNPHQYPAISLATTGTHDTEPMADWWDASRDDERAAVAKAWPEFQGVTVTKEFTPEVHRAMLAAALNSSSSLCVLPWQDILGTRERINLPGTMSDSNWAYRITQDVDALLEDPQSRDAAQRLAWLTASARR
- a CDS encoding DNA-3-methyladenine glycosylase — its product is MNLPESFYARPALTVARELLGTHLVMEEGGRRRVGRIVETEAYIGEHDLACHAAKGLTPRTEVMFGPPGRAYVYLIYGMHHCFNVVTDAPGVGAAVLVRAVEPLDGFPPGARTDGPGRLCRAFGITLAHNRFDLKSSPLFLTEGERVPEARVARGPRIGVDYAGEWAAEPFRLWVKDSRHVSKVPSRAARRP
- a CDS encoding RNA polymerase sigma factor gives rise to the protein MSEELATQPEDRQQEDRRLLSRAQTGDMAAFEQLVEAHRDKVFGLALRMTRSEADAAEITQDTFLSAYQHLKDFRGDAAFGSWVHRIAANHALMRLRHRRVVQAVEDDIKGPEFTELGSLADYPERDWSRDAEEKALDAELGQAIQQATDRLPEGYREVFLLKDVEGLSYEQISELTGDSVPAIKSRLHRARLALREAIDLFYNQGALAE